One window of Polyangiaceae bacterium genomic DNA carries:
- a CDS encoding serine/threonine protein kinase: MSSLGDDDLTRRDQPDISGEAGQLISGKFRLGSVLGLGAMGTVWSAYHEALDQTVAIKLIAKEYSQSREARHRFRVEATAAAKLRSRFVVQVYDSGETEEGLPYLVMEMLSGETLERRLDHGPVPLEDVVRITAMVARGLSLAHQQGIVHRDLKPANIFLAHSEDDGGEVAKVLDFGIAKVSDVNQNTSTTRTGTVLGTPQFMSPEQVRGLKSVDSRADIYSLGMVVYNMLTGRLAFEGEAFGDLLLSICTKDLPSVHDAAKWLPQELDIWFYRCCARDPDDRYQTADEAAEALLEASGLGGSLGSVNTIVAGGNSIVHGTLSGSVPPPRSDLATLLGTGAPSAPPGPGSAPPPPLPVAPRYLGTIGTSSVMDVGPASRALPRPKWIGFGAVVALLLGFGAVWLVRTLTAPAAEPTAAAAQTAAPAAQPSVGLPPVEISATADEVQGAPNPEQAAEADAGATGDAGKEKPKVSPTWKGFQKKPSEPDLGF, from the coding sequence GTGAGCAGCCTTGGCGATGACGATCTGACCCGCAGGGACCAGCCCGATATTTCGGGCGAGGCGGGACAACTCATTTCAGGCAAGTTCCGCCTCGGCTCTGTGCTTGGCCTCGGCGCCATGGGCACGGTTTGGTCCGCCTATCACGAAGCGCTCGATCAAACCGTTGCAATCAAGCTGATCGCCAAGGAGTACTCGCAGTCACGGGAGGCCAGGCACCGGTTCCGCGTGGAAGCCACTGCGGCCGCAAAGCTGCGGTCTCGCTTCGTCGTCCAGGTCTACGACAGCGGGGAGACGGAAGAGGGACTGCCTTACCTCGTGATGGAGATGCTGAGCGGTGAAACGCTGGAGCGTCGCCTCGATCACGGTCCGGTACCGCTTGAGGACGTGGTCCGCATCACGGCGATGGTCGCCCGTGGCCTCAGCCTGGCGCATCAGCAGGGCATCGTTCATCGCGATCTGAAGCCAGCGAACATCTTCCTCGCGCACTCGGAAGACGACGGTGGAGAAGTCGCGAAGGTCCTCGACTTTGGCATCGCGAAGGTGTCCGACGTCAACCAGAACACCTCGACGACCCGCACCGGCACGGTGCTCGGCACACCGCAGTTCATGAGCCCCGAGCAGGTGCGTGGGCTAAAGTCTGTCGATTCCCGCGCGGATATCTACTCGTTGGGCATGGTGGTCTACAACATGCTTACGGGGCGCTTGGCCTTTGAGGGCGAGGCTTTCGGCGACTTGCTGCTGTCGATTTGCACGAAGGACCTGCCGTCGGTGCACGACGCCGCGAAGTGGTTGCCCCAGGAACTGGATATCTGGTTTTACCGCTGCTGCGCGCGAGATCCGGATGATCGCTACCAAACGGCGGATGAAGCCGCGGAGGCCCTGCTCGAAGCATCTGGTTTGGGCGGCTCGCTTGGGAGCGTCAACACCATCGTCGCGGGGGGCAACAGCATCGTTCACGGCACCCTGAGCGGCTCGGTGCCTCCACCACGCTCTGACCTGGCCACGCTCCTTGGGACGGGCGCACCTTCGGCGCCGCCCGGCCCGGGAAGCGCACCACCGCCTCCCCTCCCGGTTGCCCCGCGGTACTTAGGTACCATCGGCACGTCGAGCGTGATGGATGTTGGGCCCGCATCGCGGGCGCTGCCGCGTCCGAAGTGGATTGGCTTTGGTGCGGTAGTCGCATTGCTGTTGGGCTTTGGTGCCGTGTGGCTGGTGCGAACACTCACAGCTCCAGCTGCTGAGCCTACGGCCGCAGCAGCGCAAACGGCAGCGCCCGCAGCTCAGCCCAGCGTGGGGCTACCACCCGTTGAAATCAGCGCGACTGCCGACGAGGTGCAGGGCGCGCCGAACCCGGAGCAAGCAGCTGAGGCCGACGCAGGGGCAACTGGCGATGCCGGCAAGGAAAAGCCGAAGGTTTCGCCCACGTGGAAAGGTTTCCAGAAGAAGCCGTCGGAGCCTGATCTCGGCTTTTGA
- a CDS encoding helix-turn-helix domain-containing protein has protein sequence MTASEAAALLGIRLPTLYAYASRGKLRSERAPGSARARMYPESEVRRLLRATQARSGHAAAAEGALNWGQPVLSSSITEISEAGPCYRGVAFSELIEQQVPYEAACELLWYGDWGERERWSELKLPRASALGPWLKRIRQVPELGSLEALQLLVPWIALDDPTSHGATAEAERSRGRKLISLLAACLGPAVAGSGLAAPLESQPIASRVVRGILGAPGRRFAAQVELLNAVLIACLDHELNASTFCARVAASAGANLYASISAGLGALSGPRHGRACDRVEALVLEVERPSRARSLVDERARRGEQLPGFGHPLYPHGDPRGRLLLELASRHAKSRALTALNALAQAMVDTGRPGPTLDAGLVGVSLALGLPRGAAAGLFALGRAGGWVAHVLEQREQPELLRPRARYVGAPGRAALPVRDPGAPG, from the coding sequence TTGACAGCCAGTGAAGCCGCCGCGCTCCTGGGCATACGCCTGCCTACGCTCTACGCGTACGCTAGCCGCGGAAAGCTACGCAGTGAGCGTGCCCCTGGCAGCGCGCGGGCGCGCATGTATCCAGAGTCAGAGGTGAGGAGGCTGTTGCGTGCCACTCAAGCTCGTTCCGGACATGCAGCTGCCGCCGAGGGCGCTCTGAACTGGGGGCAACCGGTGCTCTCATCGAGCATCACCGAGATCAGCGAAGCCGGACCTTGTTACCGTGGGGTAGCGTTCAGCGAATTGATCGAGCAGCAGGTGCCGTACGAAGCCGCCTGCGAGTTGCTTTGGTACGGGGATTGGGGGGAGAGGGAGCGCTGGAGCGAGCTGAAGCTACCTCGGGCGTCGGCGCTCGGCCCATGGCTCAAGCGGATCCGTCAGGTGCCAGAGCTCGGCTCCCTTGAGGCCTTGCAGCTACTCGTTCCGTGGATCGCCCTCGACGACCCTACGAGTCATGGTGCGACCGCAGAGGCGGAGCGCTCCCGCGGCCGCAAACTCATCAGCCTGCTCGCTGCCTGCCTCGGTCCCGCGGTAGCCGGAAGCGGACTTGCCGCGCCGCTCGAGTCGCAACCGATAGCGAGTCGCGTCGTGCGGGGGATCTTGGGAGCGCCTGGTCGACGATTTGCGGCGCAGGTCGAGCTGCTGAACGCTGTCTTGATTGCGTGTCTGGATCACGAGCTCAACGCGTCCACGTTCTGCGCACGGGTCGCGGCGAGCGCTGGAGCCAACCTCTACGCGAGCATCAGCGCCGGGCTCGGTGCGCTGTCTGGCCCCCGACATGGGAGGGCGTGTGACCGCGTAGAGGCGTTGGTTCTAGAGGTGGAGCGTCCCAGTCGGGCGCGGAGTTTGGTTGATGAGCGTGCGCGTCGCGGTGAACAGCTCCCCGGGTTCGGACACCCATTGTATCCGCACGGAGACCCTAGAGGTCGTCTGCTGTTGGAGCTTGCGTCTCGTCACGCCAAGAGCCGCGCGTTGACCGCGCTGAACGCCTTGGCGCAGGCGATGGTGGATACGGGGCGGCCGGGACCGACGCTCGACGCTGGTTTAGTGGGTGTTAGCCTTGCGTTGGGGTTGCCTCGAGGCGCTGCTGCCGGTCTATTCGCTCTGGGGCGCGCGGGGGGTTGGGTCGCTCATGTGCTCGAACAACGAGAGCAACCGGAGCTCCTCCGACCAAGGGCGCGCTACGTGGGCGCGCCCGGCCGCGCTGCGCTGCCGGTTAGAGACCCAGGCGCTCCGGGCTGA
- a CDS encoding HupE/UreJ family protein, giving the protein MRRLLLLCLSLSVCFYVSSAGAHQFAMSVLSVDVGQQELRAVLDLDVRTLLDVQAYDTNDNGELEARELDENKARLSHYLDKKLSFKNAGELCSPGETTIELTAGRRVLVHRSYVCPPASPSTRLATLSIDNSIFMEDTGGHRVVGKFVLGTTPIHHVFLPESQHFEFDAGAAPDLPGGKAHSAAPLTSQPKAGAPPQNDTSFLGWVREGIKHILFGYDHILFVIGLVVVVRRMKELALVVTSFTLAHSITLALGATGTVSVASRLVESLIAASIVFVAWDNYRRFGRNLRGDGSSHTETDATTTLPSVPKRHFVTFGFGLVHGFGFASVLTELGLPTRGLLGALFGFNLGVELGQLALVAPLYPLVRFLHKKPEHELLLVRVSSALIGALGALWLFERVFDLNIMPF; this is encoded by the coding sequence GTGCGCCGCCTTCTATTGCTCTGCCTGTCTCTGAGCGTTTGCTTCTATGTAAGCAGCGCCGGCGCGCATCAGTTCGCGATGAGCGTGCTCAGCGTCGACGTGGGGCAACAGGAGCTACGTGCAGTGCTCGACCTCGACGTGCGCACCCTGCTCGACGTTCAGGCCTACGATACGAACGACAACGGGGAGCTCGAGGCTCGAGAGCTCGACGAGAACAAGGCCCGGTTATCCCACTACCTGGACAAGAAGCTCAGCTTCAAGAACGCCGGCGAACTGTGCTCCCCCGGGGAAACGACTATCGAGCTCACCGCAGGGCGCCGCGTGCTGGTGCACCGCAGCTACGTCTGCCCGCCGGCCTCGCCTTCGACACGCCTCGCGACCCTGAGCATCGACAACTCGATCTTCATGGAAGATACGGGCGGACACCGCGTGGTCGGGAAGTTCGTACTGGGGACGACGCCCATCCATCACGTGTTTTTGCCAGAGAGCCAGCACTTCGAGTTCGACGCTGGCGCGGCTCCGGATCTGCCAGGAGGAAAGGCGCACAGCGCCGCGCCGCTCACCTCACAGCCAAAGGCAGGGGCGCCGCCCCAGAACGATACTTCGTTTCTTGGCTGGGTCCGGGAAGGCATCAAGCACATCCTATTCGGCTACGACCACATCCTGTTCGTGATTGGCCTGGTGGTCGTCGTACGACGCATGAAGGAGCTCGCGCTCGTCGTGACCTCTTTCACGCTCGCTCACAGCATCACCCTGGCGCTCGGCGCGACCGGCACGGTCAGCGTCGCATCGCGCTTGGTGGAGTCGCTGATCGCCGCCAGCATCGTGTTCGTCGCGTGGGACAACTACCGGCGCTTCGGCCGCAACCTCCGCGGGGACGGTTCAAGCCACACGGAAACAGACGCAACGACCACACTACCCTCCGTCCCCAAGCGCCACTTCGTGACGTTTGGCTTTGGTCTGGTGCACGGGTTCGGTTTCGCAAGCGTATTGACAGAGCTCGGGCTTCCAACTCGTGGGCTGCTCGGTGCGCTGTTTGGCTTCAACCTTGGCGTCGAGCTCGGACAGCTTGCGTTGGTCGCGCCGCTCTATCCGCTCGTGCGCTTCTTGCACAAGAAGCCAGAGCACGAACTCCTGTTGGTGAGAGTCTCCAGCGCGTTGATCGGCGCGCTCGGCGCTTTGTGGCTGTTCGAGCGCGTCTTCGACCTGAACATCATGCCTTTCTGA
- a CDS encoding citrate synthase: MANIVEGDRLGAVAPAPVVGLEGIVVAETQLSHVDGQAGRLEIAGHSVEDLARSMAIEEIADLLWRVGSGSHHAAVRPALGQARRLAHERVRRLGDALGQPASMDALRASVAHLTPGGDDQQNAVAITAAVAVFAAHTSRKRRGLKLIEPDPSLGHAEDYLRMLRGSAATPEENAALQRYWAAVVDHGMNASTFTARVVASTGSDLVSAVTAALGALKGPLHGGAPGPVLEMLHAISTPERARPWLEATLARGERIMGMGHRVYRVRDPRAEVLEAAVRLLASSNASDGLKLAQSVEQEATLLLNARHPERPLSANVEFYTAVLLNALHIPVEDFTPTFAASRVIGWCAHVMEQKRTGRLIRPSSIYRRPEFAQA, from the coding sequence ATGGCAAACATCGTTGAAGGGGATCGACTCGGCGCGGTCGCGCCGGCGCCGGTGGTAGGGCTCGAGGGGATCGTTGTCGCGGAGACTCAGCTGAGTCACGTCGACGGGCAAGCGGGGCGGCTGGAGATCGCTGGCCACAGCGTAGAGGACCTAGCCCGGAGCATGGCCATCGAGGAGATCGCGGACCTGCTCTGGCGGGTTGGGAGTGGGAGTCACCATGCAGCCGTGCGCCCCGCACTCGGGCAGGCGCGGCGACTAGCGCACGAGCGCGTGCGTCGACTTGGCGACGCACTTGGCCAGCCAGCCTCGATGGACGCCCTGCGCGCGAGCGTGGCTCACCTAACACCAGGAGGAGATGACCAGCAAAACGCGGTCGCGATTACTGCAGCGGTCGCCGTGTTTGCAGCTCACACCTCCCGGAAACGCCGCGGCTTGAAGTTGATCGAGCCAGATCCATCGCTCGGCCACGCAGAGGACTACCTGCGCATGCTCCGCGGCAGCGCCGCAACGCCGGAAGAGAATGCCGCGCTGCAACGCTACTGGGCCGCCGTCGTCGACCACGGAATGAACGCATCGACCTTCACCGCACGTGTCGTCGCATCCACAGGCAGCGATCTCGTGAGCGCAGTAACCGCAGCGCTTGGTGCCCTCAAGGGGCCCCTGCATGGTGGCGCGCCAGGTCCGGTCCTGGAGATGCTGCACGCCATCTCGACGCCTGAGCGCGCTCGACCCTGGCTCGAGGCAACGCTCGCTCGCGGTGAACGCATCATGGGCATGGGACACCGCGTGTATCGCGTACGCGATCCTCGGGCCGAAGTCCTCGAGGCGGCGGTTCGCTTGCTCGCCTCCTCGAACGCTAGCGACGGACTCAAGCTTGCGCAAAGCGTGGAGCAGGAAGCAACGTTGCTCTTGAACGCGCGTCACCCCGAGCGCCCGCTCTCGGCGAACGTCGAGTTCTACACGGCGGTGCTGCTCAATGCGCTGCACATCCCGGTAGAGGACTTCACGCCGACGTTTGCTGCTAGCCGCGTGATCGGCTGGTGCGCGCATGTAATGGAACAAAAGCGGACGGGGCGGTTAATCCGCCCGTCTTCGATTTATCGGCGTCCCGAGTTCGCCCAAGCCTGA
- a CDS encoding HAD-IA family hydrolase — protein MILQRPAKHVIFDLDGILLDTEILYTRAIQAVVSEYGKHFDWSIKANMIGRDSREGAAYLVETLQLPFNGTEMLARRRPHLERLFPTVEEKPGASAFAAQLKQRNVRMAVATSAERALTDLKLQRHPWFSLFDHLICGDDQGVEKLKPAPDIFLFAAQKLGVEPVDCVVLEDSPAGVDAALAAGMQVIAMPDPELGPAKFGKATAIVAGYDELSPERLGL, from the coding sequence GTGATTCTCCAGCGTCCGGCCAAGCACGTGATTTTCGACCTCGACGGGATCCTTCTCGATACGGAGATCCTATACACCCGCGCGATTCAGGCCGTGGTGAGTGAGTACGGAAAGCACTTCGACTGGAGCATCAAGGCGAACATGATCGGCCGGGACAGTCGCGAGGGCGCGGCCTACCTGGTGGAGACGTTGCAGCTGCCATTCAATGGCACCGAGATGCTCGCGCGACGGCGACCGCATCTGGAACGACTGTTCCCCACCGTGGAAGAAAAGCCGGGAGCGTCAGCTTTCGCGGCACAGCTCAAGCAGCGAAACGTCAGGATGGCGGTCGCGACCAGTGCCGAGCGTGCGTTGACCGACCTGAAGCTCCAGCGCCACCCCTGGTTCTCTCTATTCGATCACCTGATCTGCGGGGATGACCAGGGTGTAGAGAAACTCAAGCCTGCACCCGACATTTTTCTCTTTGCCGCACAGAAATTGGGCGTAGAGCCGGTTGACTGTGTCGTGCTGGAAGACTCGCCAGCAGGTGTGGACGCCGCGCTGGCTGCGGGGATGCAAGTCATCGCGATGCCCGACCCCGAGCTCGGCCCAGCGAAGTTCGGGAAGGCGACTGCAATCGTCGCCGGCTATGACGAGCTCAGCCCGGAGCGCCTGGGTCTCTAA
- a CDS encoding PEGA domain-containing protein yields MLFSSIAIAVALIGTPDSAQAEPSESELAAARTLGVEGVKLASAGKCSEAIRLLERAAELYAAPTILVPLARCQLQEGELTAAVAVLRKVLDTELPADAPKPFVDAQNEAEGLLASALPRVPRLTIKVEVLGDSPATVSVDGKAVAPSETDGISLDPGLHQVRAEAPGYLPAAKAVRLKEGDRSEVVLTLKVEPVEPAEPPPVMPPTNPDTGADQSQHDPTLTWIALGVGATGVLVGGVCGIIATQKEAQLAEDCPGGKCPRTSDADLANTKSYAIASTVGFAVGVVGLAIGGYLWFFDGTDQSAPPRAARGPRVGAFVGVSSLGLAGEF; encoded by the coding sequence GTGCTGTTCTCGAGCATCGCGATCGCCGTCGCCCTGATCGGTACTCCTGACAGCGCACAGGCCGAACCAAGTGAGTCTGAGCTGGCGGCGGCTCGCACCCTGGGTGTCGAAGGTGTAAAGCTTGCATCCGCAGGGAAATGCTCGGAGGCGATTCGCTTGTTGGAGCGAGCAGCCGAGCTTTACGCGGCGCCAACCATCTTGGTGCCGCTGGCACGCTGTCAGCTTCAGGAAGGCGAACTGACAGCCGCGGTCGCCGTGTTGCGCAAGGTGCTGGACACCGAGCTCCCCGCAGACGCTCCGAAGCCGTTTGTGGACGCACAAAATGAGGCAGAGGGGCTGCTCGCTTCTGCGCTACCTCGCGTGCCGCGGCTGACGATCAAGGTCGAGGTGCTTGGCGACAGCCCGGCAACGGTTTCGGTCGACGGCAAGGCCGTCGCGCCGTCAGAGACCGACGGAATCAGCCTGGATCCAGGTCTGCATCAAGTGAGAGCAGAGGCCCCCGGCTACCTACCCGCCGCGAAGGCTGTCAGACTGAAGGAGGGTGACCGCAGCGAGGTCGTGCTCACGCTCAAGGTCGAGCCAGTTGAGCCAGCGGAGCCGCCGCCGGTGATGCCCCCAACCAACCCAGATACCGGCGCCGATCAGAGCCAGCATGACCCTACCCTGACGTGGATCGCACTCGGGGTCGGCGCAACAGGGGTACTGGTTGGTGGCGTGTGCGGCATCATTGCCACGCAGAAAGAAGCCCAGTTGGCGGAAGACTGCCCCGGTGGCAAGTGCCCCCGAACTTCCGACGCGGACCTCGCCAACACCAAATCCTACGCCATCGCTTCTACCGTTGGCTTCGCCGTGGGTGTCGTCGGTCTCGCTATTGGGGGTTACCTTTGGTTCTTCGATGGCACTGACCAGAGCGCGCCCCCAAGAGCGGCGCGGGGACCTCGCGTCGGTGCATTCGTGGGCGTATCCAGCCTCGGGCTCGCGGGGGAATTCTGA